GCCCTCGGGAGCGAGGAGGCCCTGGCGCTCTGGAGGGAATATGCGGAGGGCGAGACGCCCGAGGCCCGGCTGGTCAGAGAGGCGGACGTTCTCGAGATGCTAGCACAGGCGAGGGAGTACGAGGAGGCCGGGCACCCGAGAAGGGCGCTGGAGCACTTCTGGGAGGGCTGGAGCCGCGAGATACTTAGTCCAGGTATGCGCGTTGTGGTCAGGAAGCTAATGGAAGCGAGCGACATTGTGAAATAGTATTTATGAAATAGTATATGGGATAATGATAAGGTGGGTGAGGGGAATGACCTCAAGGGCTCAGGTATTGTATGCCATGGTGCTGACGGCTTTTGTTCTGGTCCCTCCCCTCAGCGAGGTCGGGGTCGGACACACGGGGGACGCATCTCCCGCTCCCAGACCAGCGACAGTCACATTTACAAACGTGTCCGAATCGGCGGGCTTGTCAGGCCTGAGCGCGAACTTCCTCGCGTGGGGAGACTACGACCGCGATGGCGACGAGGACCTTCTCGTGCAGGGCTCGCGCCTCTTCCGCAACAACGGTCCCCCGGGCTGGGACTTCACGGAAGTCACACAGGCCGCGGGCCTCTCAGGGTCATTCACGAGCGGCACCTGGGGCGACTACAACAACGACGGCTGGCTCGACTTCTACGCCGGCGGGACCGCGAGCGACAAACTGTATAGGAACAATGGCGACGGGACGTTCACCGATGTAACGGTGGCCGCGGGCAACCTCAGGGACACCTTCCCGACAACGGCCGCTGGCTGGGGCGACTATGATCGCGACGGCGATTTGGACCTTTACGTCGCCAATGGAGAGGACTGGAACGGAGGGAATCCGATATATTTCCCTGACATTTTCTACAAAAACAACGGCGACGGAACATTTACCAACGCAACCATCTCAGCCAACCTGAGCGAAGGGGACCACCCTTACTATGGGAGAGGAGTCGCCTGGGCCGACTTCAACAATGACGGCTGGCTGGATATCTATGTGTCGAACTACCGCCTAAGCCCAAACTACCTATACGTCAACAACCACGACGGCACCTTCACCGAGATGGGCAGGGAGCTGGGGTGCGCGGGCGTCTACGACCCCTACCGTTACTGGGACGCCCAGACGCAGCGCTACTGGGGCCCCAACTACGGCCATACCATAGGGTCCGCGTGGGCCGACTTCGACAGCGACGGAGACCTTGACCTCTGGACGACCAATCTGGTGCACAAGTACGTCGGCCCTTACGGCTCGGGACAGTACGATATCAGGGGCTATGTGTGCGACGACTCAAAGATGTACAAAAACAACGGCGCGCCCTTCTACAACTTCACGGACATCCGGGCAACCTGTGGAATTCCCATAAAGCCAATCGGAGGCTCGGGAGTCTTTCAAGGCGACGAGCTCTTCGATGGTGTCGCGTGGGGCGACTTCGATAGCGACGGTGACCTTGACCTCTGGATACCGCAGGTCTACGACCTCAATTACGCCTACTCGTACCTCTACGAGCAGGACGGGGCTGGGAACGGGAGCTGCCACTGGACCGACAGGGCCGGGGAGCTCGGTATGAGGGTCTACAACACCTACGCCGGCGTCTGGTGCGACTACGACAACGACGGGGACCTGGACCTCCTGACGGGCGGGAAGAGCCCGTATGTTGGGGAGAACCAGGGTACCTACGCCCTCCACCTCTACCGCAACAGCGGCAACTCGAACAGCTGGCTGAAGGTCAGGCTGGTGGGGAGGGACTGCAACCGCGCGGCGATAGGAGCACGGGTAACGGTGAAATCGGGGAATCTCACGCAGATTCGCGAGGTCGAGGGGGGGATGGGATGCCACGGCTCGCAGAACTCGCTCGTTCAGCACTTCGGCCTCTACAACCGGAGTTCCATAGACTGGGTCGAGGTCAGGTGGCCCTGCGGGAGAATCGAGAAGTTCACCGGGGTTTCAGTCAACACAACCCTGAACATAACCGAAAGCTCTCTTCCGGTCCCACGCGTCCTGTCCGCCTCCGCGAGCCCCCCTTCTCCTCTCGAGGACCAGCCGGTCTCCTTCAGTGCCAGCGCGAATGTCGAGGGCGGGAGCATAGCGAAATATGAATGGGACTTCACCTCCGACAACACCTATGACTGGGCTTCTGAGGTCGGCGGAAGCGCCAGCCACTCATACAGCAAAAGCGGCATCTATCACGCGAGACTGCGCGCCTGGAGCGACCGCGGCATCGGGGTCGAGTACGGACCGGTGGTCGTCACTGTCCTCAACGCCCCCCCGGTTGCGGAGGCTGGCCCGGACATCAGCGCCGCGATGGACGAGCTCGTCCGGTTCGACGGGAGCGGCTCGACCGACACCCAGGGCGACATGTCGAGAGGCCTCCAGTACAACTGGAGCTTCGGCGACGGCTCTCATTCGGGCTGGAGCGCCTCGCCTCTCGCGAACCACACCTACACCGCGCCCGGCGAGTACACAGTCAGGCTGAGCGTGAGGGACGACGATGGCGCGGTGGCCTCCGACACACTCGTCGTGCGAGTGCGCAATGTGCCCCCGACGGTGACGGTCATGGAGCCCGTGAGCGCTCTCGAGGACGAGGAGGTCCAGTTCACCGGTAGGGGGAGCGACACGCCCTCGGACGCCGCGACCCTTGTCTACAAATGGGACTTCGGAGACGGGAACTCGACCGCCTGGTCAACCAACCCTAGTGCGCGTCACGCCTACACGGCGAAAGGAATCTACACCGCCCGACTCTTTGTCAGGGACCAGAGGTCAATGATGGCCGAGGGCGCAGTAAATGTCACTGTCATCAACCCTCCTCCCGTCTGTCACATCAATCCCGAGTGCCAGGAGCTGAGCGCAAGTGAGGACCACCTCCTAACCTTCGAGGGCTGGGGGGCCGACACTCCCTCTGACCTGCCCTATCTGATGTACATGTGGGACTTCGGAGACGGCAACAGAACGGAATGGTCCGAGCTCTGCGCCGCCTCCCACGCCTACGCCGTGGAGGGGACCTACACACTCACGCTCTTCGCGCGAGACGACGACGGCGACACGGGAAGTGAGCAGACGGTGGTCCGCGTCGAGAATTCCCCGCCCACGGCCGAGATTCTGAGCGAGGGGGGCGAGGCCGCGGAGGACCAGACGATTCTGTTCACGGGCGAGGGCAGGGACACGCCCTCGGACCTCCCCTTGCTCGAGTACAGGTGGGACTTCGGAGACGGGAGCAGGTCGGATTGGTCTCCCGTCCCTGAGGCGAGCCACGCCTACCCCTCCGCGGGGACCTACGAGGTCACGCTCTCCGTGCGCGACGACCAGGGCGCGAGGTTCACCACCCGACCGCTCGTCATCGAGGTCAGGAACCTGCCACCCGTCGCGGTCGCGAGCTCGGCCCTCCGAAATGTTGACGAGGACACCGAGGTCTGGTTCAGCGCGGCCAACTCCACCGATACTCCCTCGGACATGAGCAGCCTGACGTATCGCTGGTTCTTCGGTGATGGCTCGGAGGAGGAGGGCATCGAGGTCTCGCACGTTTTCGTAAAATCCGGAACCTACACAGTGAGACTCGTCGTGACCGACAACGACGGCGCCACGGGGGAGGACTCATCAATCAAGATCAGGGTCAGGAACCTCCAGCCGACGGCGAGCGCCTCAGCCGACAGGATGGAGGCGCGTGTGGGGGAGAGGGTCTCTTTTAGGGGCTCGGGAAACGACACGCCCACGGACGCGCTGAAGCTGAGGTTTAGGTGGTACTTCGGCGATGGTTCTCAGTGGGAGGGGAGGGACGCGGAGCACGTCTACAACGGCGAGGGCTCGTTCCGGGTAAGGCTGGAGGTCTCGGACCCTGAGGGGGATGTCGGTGTCGCCGAGTTGACCATCAATGTAACAGCGGTGAGGGTGCCTTCGCCCCAGCCGGCGCACAAACTGGACCCGGCTGTGCTTTGGGGAGCAGCCGCGCTGGTAGTGCTCGTCGCAGCCATTGCGGCGCTCATCTGGAGGAGGTCCTCCCGCGCACCGCCCGAGGCAGAGCCCGCGGGGCCAGAGGAGGAGGGGCCCATGGAGAGCCAGATAGGCGGCGACGGCGGGGACCGGGGAGAAGACGGCAAGAGCGAGGACCGCAATGGGCGGTTTAACGGAGGAACGGCCGAGGGCAGAGGAGCGAGAGCCCCCCCGGGTGGCTGAGATGCTCGTTGCGGGCCTGCGGCGGCTTCGCCCGGGCGGGTGAGGATGCGCCGCGCCAACACCCGGTATAGAGGCCTCATTCCTCCGTCCAGTCTATAAGGTTCTTCACGAGCTCGAGCTCCCTCACGAACTCAAGGGGGTCTTGGACCGCTCCAACCTCCTCGAGGCTATCGTGAGTATCCGTGCCTATCGAGAGGCCGACCTTTGTCCCCCTGAGCCGAGAGAAGAAGGCGGCGGAGTGCCTGTATAGCGGCGTCTGGAGCCTTGCGTGGCGGGGGCTTGGGCAGAGCTCGAGGAAGAGCTTGTTCGTCTCAAGCACTGGTATCAGAACTGATGGATCGACCTCGGCGAAGTTGCGGCCGATGTCGTTGTGGGCCAGCCCCACGGGGGGCTCGAGCTCTTTCCTCTTATCGAAGAGCTCCCAGAGGCCCATCCCGCCCGCCTCCTCGTCTTGCACGTTTTCAAAGAGGACGAAGTCAAGCTTGTTCAAGAGGTTGTAGGGGAGGTATTCTAGATCCTGCGTCCTCTCGTGGCAGGCGTCTATCTCCACCCCGACGAGGACGCGAATTCGGTCCCTGTACTGCGCCGCCAGCCTCCGGACGTGCTCTATATAATCCTCCAAAGCGGAGGGCACGATGGAGCGCTTCCTGGTGGTCCTGTAGTGGTCGGAGATTCCCACGACCTTCAGCCTTGCGTGAATAGCGGCCTCGACAATATCGCGCGGGCTGAACCTCCCGTCGGAGTAAGTGGTGTGGTTGTGCAGGTTCATCATTTCAGCTTACCCTCGGACTTCATTTTGGCGATGAACTTGTCCATGACTTCCTTCAGATCCGGCTTGCCGATCTCCTGAAGCTCGTACCTGACGCGAACTATCGGCTTCTTCACTTTTATAGCGCGGCTCAGGTCAATGGGCGTTCCGGATATCACGAGATCGCATGGCGCGGAGTTAATCACCTGCTCAAGCTCTTCGCACTGGGGGTCGGTGTAGCCCATCGCCGGCAGAATCGTGCCGAGGTGCGGGTAGGCCTCGTAGGTGCTCTTTATCGAGCCGATTGCGTATGGCCTGGGGTCCACTATCTCCGCCGCCCCGAACTCCCTCGCCGCGATGAACCCAGCGCCGAATTTCATTCCCCCGTGGGTCACGGTCGGGCCGTCCTCGACCACCAGCACCCTCTTGCCCTGTATTTTCTTCCCGTCCCCCTCGACTGTCAGGGGGGAGGCGGCGTCGATGATGATCGCGCCGGGCCGGACGGCTCTGATGTTTCTTCTGACGATCTCCACATTTTCTCCATCCGCCGTATCGACTTTGTTGATAATCACGACGTCCGCCATCCTGAGGTTAGTCTCGCCCGGGTGGTAGGTAACCTCGTGCCCGGGGCGGAATGGGTCTGCGATTACGATGTGGAGGTCGGAGTGGTAGAAGGAGGTATCGTTGTTGCCTCCGTCCCAGATAATCACATCGGCCTCCTTTTCGGCCATGTGGAGTATTTTCTCGTAATCTACGCCCGCGAACACCACCACGCCGTTGGCGATGTGGGGCTCGTACTCTTCCCTCTCTTCAATGGTGCAGTCTTCTCTGTCCATGTCTTCGAACGAGGCGAAGCGCTGGGCGACCTGCCTTGAGAGGTCCCCGTAGGGCATCGGGTGTCTTATCGCGACGACCCTGTATCCCCTCTCTTTTAGAATTCTCGATATCGCCCGTGTTGTTTGGCTCTTTCCAGCGCCCGTCCGGACCGCACAGACCGATATCACCGGCAGCCGGCTGCGTAGCATTGTTGGGGTGGTCCCCATCAGGCGGAAGTCGGCCCCCAGCGCTAGCACCATTGAGGCCTTGTGCATCAGTTCTACGTGGCTGATGTCACTGTAGGCGAAGATGACCTCGTCCACCTTGTGCCGCTTTATCAGTTTGGGCAGCTCCTCTTCGGGGTGAATGGGAATTCCTTCGGGGTAGAGTGGCCCGGCCAACACTGGGGGATAGACCCGGCCTGCGATGTCCGGTATCTGGGTGGCCGTGAAGGCGACAACCTGGTGGGAGGGGTCGTTTCTGAAAGCGATGTTGAAGTTGTGGAAATCCCTCCCAGCGGCGCCCATTATGATAACTCTGCGAGCGTTTTTCAGAAACCCAGTCAAGAATAGCACCCCCTATTTGACTGTAGCACCGCACTTGAAGCAGCGGATGGCTGTTACAGGAATCTGGTTTCCGCACCTCGGGCAGGTCGCCCTGGAGGGCCGGGAGGGGGCGGCGGCTCCTGCCGCCTTCGGGGCTGGTGGGGGTTCGGCCCGAATTCCGCGCACCGCCCTGTATTCCGCTAGTGCGGCCTCCCTCCCCGCCCTAGCGGCCTCTAGATGGGGCGCGGCCTCCTGTTCCCCGCCTCTCTGGAGGTATATACCGGCCAGCCTCAGGTTAATTCTGCGTGTGTCGAGGAGACCGAATGTGTCACAGGCGAGCGCCTTCTGATAGCAGTTGATTGCCTCGTTCTCCCTGCCGGCGGCAAGGGAGGCGTCGCCGTGCCTGACCAATGCTCCGAGATACTCTCTGTTGGAATACTGGTCCAATAGCTGAAATATGAGGAGCGGCAGGTTGAACGGGGCCATCTCGGAGAGGGCCTCGTGGACACCTCCCGTGGAGACAACCTCCGGGAGGGGCTGGGTCAAGTGGCGACAGGCGGCGGCGGGTCGGGCGATGCCGTGAATCTCCTCCCTGAAGAGATAGACATTCACGTCCCTCCAGGCCCCCAGCGCCCCTTTGATGTGGTCCCAGAACTCCCCGCCCTTTAGCTCCGCCAGCCTCTCCGCCGCCTTCCAATTCCTCTCCGTCAGGTGGTGGTATAGCACGATGCGGTCGCACAGCTCGTTGGCGCTGAGCTCGTCCCTTGCGATGGCCCGGGTATAGTCCTGCACGAGCTCGTCGAGCTCTCTTGCGAGCACCGCCTCCTCCGGGGAGTTCAGCAGCTTGGCCACCTCGAGCGCCCCGACGAGAACCTGCGCGTACACCGCTAGGTCCTTCGAATCGCCGGTGTCCCTCGCCTCCCTCCTCAGCGCCGGCAGATACTCTCGGCACATCTCGAGCATTGTCTCGAAGTCCTGAAGCTGGAAAAGGAGGCGCAGCATCAGGGCCACTGCGCGCGCCTCGGGCTTCTCCCGCCTGAGGACCCTCGACGCCTCCAGAAGAAAGCCCGCCCTCGCCAGCTCCTCAGCGGCATCTAGGAAGCGCGACTGGGCCATGTAGCCCTCCACTCGCGACTTCAGTTCGTCGGGAACTAAGGGCTTGGGTTTCTTCGCCGTGGCCGCGCGGGTCCAGGCCTCACCAGCACGATCCCTGTCACCCATCCTCGTCAACAGTTTGGCGGCCGTGACCCAGTCCTCGAGCTGCTTCGCAATGGCGACAGCGCGGTCCGGCTTCCCGGCGTCGATGTAGGCGACCATTGCGGTCCGCATCGCTTTTTCATAAGCGGCGGCGGTTGATGGGCCACGGGGGCGCTTCGCCCATGCCTGGGCGAGCCTCTCGTAGCTGTCGGCCAGGGTGAGGAACTCCCTCCTCTCTATGATAAGGGGCGCGGCGAGCTCGAGCGCGGCCTGGGCCTCGGCGAGCCCGACCTCGGTGACTCCCGGCGAGGATAGAATTTCGAGCGCCCTCTCCAGCTCCGCCTCCATCGCGCGCGGACTCCGCGCCCGCGCCTCCGTGAGGGATGCGAGGGCCTTCCTGCCCAGCTCTGCGGCCTCCCGGAAGTTCCCCAGCTTCAGGCTACCGCGCGCGGCCTCGAGATGGCTCTTTGCCTCGGACACATCGACATCGAGCTTGGCCGCCTCCTGAATTCTTTCGGCCACCGCCTCGAGCTCCTTTCTCGTTTCTGCTCTTGCGGTTCGCTCCTGCCTGATGAGCTGCACTAGCTCCTCGGCCTGCCGGATGAAAGAGAGGGCCTCTGTGAACATGCCACTCTGGAAGGACGCCTCCGCCTTCTCCGCAAGCCCGTCCAGTTCGGCGATTCTAGGCTCAGGCCTCTCGAGAACCCCGGTCCCCTCGGTCCCCCTCCCCTCCACCCCCGCCTTCAGCTCATCAATAAAAAGAATCATTTTCGAGAGGGCGTCCGCGGTATCCCTGCGGAGCTTCTCTCTCTCAAGAGCGATTTTCTCTAGCGCCTCCAGCCCGTTTCGGACCTCGCTCAGGGCCTCCATTGTCGAGGGGTAGTTCCTAGCCCCCATTCCGGCGGTAGCCTGCCTGAGCGACGCCTCCAGCACGGAGACGTCATGCCCCCCCTTTTTTGCGACCGTGACCGCGGATTGGTGTCTGGAGATCAGCTCCCTAGCGACCTGAGCGATGTCAAAAATGACGAGCTCCATGGGGCCGCAGAAGGCCGCGAGCCCCGCATCGTCAGAGATGGCTATTGCATAGACCGCGCCCTTGGCGGAGTACCTCCAGCCGACGAAGCCGGGCCTCGTCACGAAGTGGACAACATTGTCGCCCGTGGAGGCCAAGACGCAGTCCGCGGAGCCAGAGGCGACCATTTTCACTATATTTGCGCCCAGACTGCAGGACCAGACCCTGAGGCCCTGAGCGTCAAGGCATATCAGCTCTCGCCCCGCGGCCGCGACCACGCAATCGCCCCTCGAAGACATCGCCAGCGCGCTCACGGGTGCCCCGCAGTCGTGGGTTGCTAGGGGTATCCCCGTGCCGCTGAACAGGTAAACTTTATGGTCGCTCGAGCCGAGGGCCACTACGCCCCCATCAGATGAAATCGCCACGGCGTCCATAGAGTCCCGCGCCTCGTGCGCCCAGAGAAGCTGTCCCGTGGCGTCCAGATAGGCAGCGGTCCTATCGGCCGAGCCCGCGACCGTCACACGGCCGTCGGCCGATATCGCGGCCGAGACCACCCTGTCCTCGAATCTGTACTTCCAGGCGAACTTCTTTATCTGGCGCTTCCTGTCGAAAAAGTATAGGTTGCTGTCCTCCCCCCCCGCGACCATGAAGTCCCCGTTCTCCGAGAGCGCGAGGCACTTCACCAAGCGGCCAACCTCGTGCTTGAACTCAAGGAGGCCACTCCTGCCGAAGAAGTAGATGTTGTTGTCGTCCGAGGCTGTGGCGAGGTAGTCCCCGCTCCTGCAGATGCCGACGGTGGATATTGCCTCTCTTGTCTTGTGCTTCCAGTTCAGCTTGCCCGCGCCGTCGTAGAGGGCAATGTAGCCGTGCTGTCCGGGGACCATCCCGCCAAGCGCGAGGTACCTGCCACCGCGTGAAAGGCCCAGGGCTAGACCGTAGCCCTCGATGGGCACCCTTGTGCTCTCCTGAGCCTCCCAGAGCCTCGAGGAGCTCAGCCCTGCGCTCTCGCCTGACTGCACACAGGACACCAGACCGGCAGTGCTGGATGCCCATTATGACATTTAATATTTTCCAGAATATATTATTATAAGACCCTCTCTCGCGCCCTGCCCAATGCCCCACAGGGCCGTCCGCAAAAAATATCCAGTGCGCGGGCATTAGCGGGTCGATATGACCGACATCAGAGCTGGGGGCGACCGAGATGGAGTCGCGAGCCTTCGAGCGCTAGACAGAAGCGAGCTGGAGGGGCTGGTGCTCGATTGCCCAGAGAGCTGTGCATACTGCTGCCTCTGTCCCCCGGAACTCCTGAACAGCGAGCTCGAGCGCTTCCTGTCACTCAGGCCGAACGCTGTGGAGCGCCGGTGGGGCTCGTTCCATCTGGCCCTCCAGGGCGGCCAGGGCGCCTGCACCCTGCTCAAGGACAGAAGGTGCCAGGACTATGGGGGCAGGCCCTTCCACTGCCGGGCCTTTCCCATCCGCGTGCACTTCCTTTACAGAGTCCAGGCCTGTGCGATTCTCTCGTGTCGGGGGATAAGAGGGGGAGGATGGTCTCTCCCGCCGGCCCAGGCGGGCCCGCGCCGCTTCAACGGCTCTGCATCGCCCCCTGAGGCACCTGCGGGGCTGGGACACCGGGACGAGCGCATCCAACGCGCCCCAGTGCCACTGACAGAAATTCTCGACGCAATCCTTTCTGAAGGGCAGGAGAGGGCGCGCACGATGTCCGCCTCAGCCGAGGCCGCCTGGAGCCGCTTCTCCCGGAGAGCTCGCCGCGCCGGTATGCTCACCGACCCCCGCGCCCTCAGAGCGGCGATGAGCTCCGAGATCGACCTCTGGCCCGATGGAATTCATGCCGAGGAAGAAGAGGCCCGTGAGATAGCTATCGGCATCTTCG
This is a stretch of genomic DNA from Thermoplasmata archaeon. It encodes these proteins:
- a CDS encoding PKD domain-containing protein, yielding MIRWVRGMTSRAQVLYAMVLTAFVLVPPLSEVGVGHTGDASPAPRPATVTFTNVSESAGLSGLSANFLAWGDYDRDGDEDLLVQGSRLFRNNGPPGWDFTEVTQAAGLSGSFTSGTWGDYNNDGWLDFYAGGTASDKLYRNNGDGTFTDVTVAAGNLRDTFPTTAAGWGDYDRDGDLDLYVANGEDWNGGNPIYFPDIFYKNNGDGTFTNATISANLSEGDHPYYGRGVAWADFNNDGWLDIYVSNYRLSPNYLYVNNHDGTFTEMGRELGCAGVYDPYRYWDAQTQRYWGPNYGHTIGSAWADFDSDGDLDLWTTNLVHKYVGPYGSGQYDIRGYVCDDSKMYKNNGAPFYNFTDIRATCGIPIKPIGGSGVFQGDELFDGVAWGDFDSDGDLDLWIPQVYDLNYAYSYLYEQDGAGNGSCHWTDRAGELGMRVYNTYAGVWCDYDNDGDLDLLTGGKSPYVGENQGTYALHLYRNSGNSNSWLKVRLVGRDCNRAAIGARVTVKSGNLTQIREVEGGMGCHGSQNSLVQHFGLYNRSSIDWVEVRWPCGRIEKFTGVSVNTTLNITESSLPVPRVLSASASPPSPLEDQPVSFSASANVEGGSIAKYEWDFTSDNTYDWASEVGGSASHSYSKSGIYHARLRAWSDRGIGVEYGPVVVTVLNAPPVAEAGPDISAAMDELVRFDGSGSTDTQGDMSRGLQYNWSFGDGSHSGWSASPLANHTYTAPGEYTVRLSVRDDDGAVASDTLVVRVRNVPPTVTVMEPVSALEDEEVQFTGRGSDTPSDAATLVYKWDFGDGNSTAWSTNPSARHAYTAKGIYTARLFVRDQRSMMAEGAVNVTVINPPPVCHINPECQELSASEDHLLTFEGWGADTPSDLPYLMYMWDFGDGNRTEWSELCAASHAYAVEGTYTLTLFARDDDGDTGSEQTVVRVENSPPTAEILSEGGEAAEDQTILFTGEGRDTPSDLPLLEYRWDFGDGSRSDWSPVPEASHAYPSAGTYEVTLSVRDDQGARFTTRPLVIEVRNLPPVAVASSALRNVDEDTEVWFSAANSTDTPSDMSSLTYRWFFGDGSEEEGIEVSHVFVKSGTYTVRLVVTDNDGATGEDSSIKIRVRNLQPTASASADRMEARVGERVSFRGSGNDTPTDALKLRFRWYFGDGSQWEGRDAEHVYNGEGSFRVRLEVSDPEGDVGVAELTINVTAVRVPSPQPAHKLDPAVLWGAAALVVLVAAIAALIWRRSSRAPPEAEPAGPEEEGPMESQIGGDGGDRGEDGKSEDRNGRFNGGTAEGRGARAPPGG
- a CDS encoding PHP domain-containing protein, whose translation is MMNLHNHTTYSDGRFSPRDIVEAAIHARLKVVGISDHYRTTRKRSIVPSALEDYIEHVRRLAAQYRDRIRVLVGVEIDACHERTQDLEYLPYNLLNKLDFVLFENVQDEEAGGMGLWELFDKRKELEPPVGLAHNDIGRNFAEVDPSVLIPVLETNKLFLELCPSPRHARLQTPLYRHSAAFFSRLRGTKVGLSIGTDTHDSLEEVGAVQDPLEFVRELELVKNLIDWTEE
- a CDS encoding cyclic 2,3-diphosphoglycerate synthase, producing MGAAGRDFHNFNIAFRNDPSHQVVAFTATQIPDIAGRVYPPVLAGPLYPEGIPIHPEEELPKLIKRHKVDEVIFAYSDISHVELMHKASMVLALGADFRLMGTTPTMLRSRLPVISVCAVRTGAGKSQTTRAISRILKERGYRVVAIRHPMPYGDLSRQVAQRFASFEDMDREDCTIEEREEYEPHIANGVVVFAGVDYEKILHMAEKEADVIIWDGGNNDTSFYHSDLHIVIADPFRPGHEVTYHPGETNLRMADVVIINKVDTADGENVEIVRRNIRAVRPGAIIIDAASPLTVEGDGKKIQGKRVLVVEDGPTVTHGGMKFGAGFIAAREFGAAEIVDPRPYAIGSIKSTYEAYPHLGTILPAMGYTDPQCEELEQVINSAPCDLVISGTPIDLSRAIKVKKPIVRVRYELQEIGKPDLKEVMDKFIAKMKSEGKLK
- a CDS encoding PQQ-binding-like beta-propeller repeat protein — encoded protein: MSCVQSGESAGLSSSRLWEAQESTRVPIEGYGLALGLSRGGRYLALGGMVPGQHGYIALYDGAGKLNWKHKTREAISTVGICRSGDYLATASDDNNIYFFGRSGLLEFKHEVGRLVKCLALSENGDFMVAGGEDSNLYFFDRKRQIKKFAWKYRFEDRVVSAAISADGRVTVAGSADRTAAYLDATGQLLWAHEARDSMDAVAISSDGGVVALGSSDHKVYLFSGTGIPLATHDCGAPVSALAMSSRGDCVVAAAGRELICLDAQGLRVWSCSLGANIVKMVASGSADCVLASTGDNVVHFVTRPGFVGWRYSAKGAVYAIAISDDAGLAAFCGPMELVIFDIAQVARELISRHQSAVTVAKKGGHDVSVLEASLRQATAGMGARNYPSTMEALSEVRNGLEALEKIALEREKLRRDTADALSKMILFIDELKAGVEGRGTEGTGVLERPEPRIAELDGLAEKAEASFQSGMFTEALSFIRQAEELVQLIRQERTARAETRKELEAVAERIQEAAKLDVDVSEAKSHLEAARGSLKLGNFREAAELGRKALASLTEARARSPRAMEAELERALEILSSPGVTEVGLAEAQAALELAAPLIIERREFLTLADSYERLAQAWAKRPRGPSTAAAYEKAMRTAMVAYIDAGKPDRAVAIAKQLEDWVTAAKLLTRMGDRDRAGEAWTRAATAKKPKPLVPDELKSRVEGYMAQSRFLDAAEELARAGFLLEASRVLRREKPEARAVALMLRLLFQLQDFETMLEMCREYLPALRREARDTGDSKDLAVYAQVLVGALEVAKLLNSPEEAVLARELDELVQDYTRAIARDELSANELCDRIVLYHHLTERNWKAAERLAELKGGEFWDHIKGALGAWRDVNVYLFREEIHGIARPAAACRHLTQPLPEVVSTGGVHEALSEMAPFNLPLLIFQLLDQYSNREYLGALVRHGDASLAAGRENEAINCYQKALACDTFGLLDTRRINLRLAGIYLQRGGEQEAAPHLEAARAGREAALAEYRAVRGIRAEPPPAPKAAGAAAPSRPSRATCPRCGNQIPVTAIRCFKCGATVK
- a CDS encoding YkgJ family cysteine cluster protein, with the protein product MTDIRAGGDRDGVASLRALDRSELEGLVLDCPESCAYCCLCPPELLNSELERFLSLRPNAVERRWGSFHLALQGGQGACTLLKDRRCQDYGGRPFHCRAFPIRVHFLYRVQACAILSCRGIRGGGWSLPPAQAGPRRFNGSASPPEAPAGLGHRDERIQRAPVPLTEILDAILSEGQERARTMSASAEAAWSRFSRRARRAGMLTDPRALRAAMSSEIDLWPDGIHAEEEEAREIAIGIFGARDLMELPIYLSPDLSWHVFRIRSGALTRHILHEDGSLSPAGRWRLEDVPLLELDAAGKEELRRYLHLLNRRDSTLAAAAHVTASGGFGEELEEVYYDTLRDCALDLWWRSSLLARINGANTIGGAELREGVVFCDADFLDMSGIGGML